The region GATCTAACCTAACCGTCTGCCTCTTTTGCTTCGTTTACAAAAATATTGTAattgtttacattttttttcataaatctaTATGAATtattagttacttagttatggttaaaatttgatcatttgagttaattaaataaattaatttaaaccttCAACAATTTAATCTTGAGTTCATATGTATGTTTTATACAAGTCTATACATTCACTACACAAATACACATAAATACACACGTAGATACATACATATCTATATCAAAATTCacaattataataattcaaGCTATTCTAtcacattataaaaataattttctttttatatttttaaatgctAACCGAATTTATACGAATTCAACTAATTTAATAAATCAGcctatatttttattgattCGGTTCGTTTTCATATAGCTCGATAGCTTGGCAGTCAATTCACAAAAGAACACGCGTTGGCCATTCACCAGCGGTTCAGCAGCATGTGCACTACTTATTGTTCGGTCCACCGTATAAGACAAgacaagaaagagagagagagaaaaagaattactttttattttattttattattttttataggcagagaataagtaaaaaaaaaaaaacgcaataTTTCGGCTTCTGGAGAGGTCTAGAGACAGAAGGCGagaagcttctctctctctttctctgggTCTTTGCCGACTCTTTTATTAGCGCTTTTTGCAATCAGACTGTGCGATTATCTGAATAGGCAAAGTACCATGAACATGAtaacgaagaagatgaagaggaagGATCTTGAGCTCGACGAGTTCAGCGACGAGTTCTCCGATTTCTCTCTGTCTTCTCCGGCTCGGAAGATTCGCCGCCTCGTACGTTtccttttccttcctttttgcgaagcgttttttttttctttctgtctcCCTGTTAACCcgaattttggggtttttgtGCGTGTTTAGGATGCTGAGTTGCCGCCGATTATGGAGGAAGAGGAGGTGGAGATTCCTCCGGAAGTAGGGGGAGGAGTGACGGAGGATTTGGAACTTCCGTCCAACGAGGAAAGGGCTATTGTTCTCTTCAAACCTGTGAATGCTTCTCTTTTCGGTTCACAACCTTCGAATCTTTCTTTCTCCGTTGATTCTCGTATCATATCTGGCTTTAAGAGTAAGCACCCATTACCCATTTTGCCTCCTCTTTAGTTTAGATACGAAAGTTTTGCTTTTATTATTcacaaaattataataattaaaacaagAATTATGGGCTTGCCGATTTCATTTTGTTGGCAATGTAACATGGGTTAGCTCTTTCGATTAGACCCAGATAAATTTTAACTAGCAATTGGACAAGGAAAAGTTTGTGTTGTGCTTGTTATGTTTGTGAAAATGCCGCTTAGAAATTTTTGCACGGTTTGGCAGATCAATTATTTGGGTCGAGCCAGTATGGTCACGTAAAATCAGCTGATGAGGAAGAAGCTATGAGGGACAAGAATGGTGATTGTTTGGCTGTGGTTCCATGGGTTCCTTCTCAGTTTCCTCCTGTACCGGCCACTGAGATTTACGCAATGGACGCTCCTGAGTTGATGGAAGAGGCCGAAGAAATGGAAGCAACGACGATGGATGTTGAAGAAGACAACAACAACAGCAATGCAAGCATGGAGCAAGGGCACCCTAATGTACATGCGTATGGTGGAGTAGCGGGAAGCGATGGCTTGCATCAGTGGCAGCAACAGTACCACTGCATGATACCACAGATTCCCCAGAACACTTCCACTCCCATTACATGGTTCCGgtgaaagaaaaacattttagtTTTTGTTCGTTTTGGAGAGCAGATCTGAATTGAAAGGTGTAGTAGATGGGATTGGGGGACTGAGAATGGAGCCCCTTTCTTTGATGGCCTTTGGGCTAGTTAGTGTCCTTCAACCAGAAGGCGTTTTGGATGTTGGGAACTCCCtgtaaaaagaaagggaaatagTGGTGTAAAAAGACGAAAGTGCTGTAATGGGCAACCAATGTAGAAATTAATGTGTTCTCTTTGTTCCCTCATCAGTGGTTTGCGTTCTATTCAAAATTAATGTAGAAATGATCAAGGCTGAGCAAGGTCAATAATCAATATGTTTTCCTGCGGTCATAAGAACATGCTTACCTAATAACTACTGGTAAAGAATTTGTTCTGCtttattttatgatttccaACAATTCATGCTCTCTCTGTCAATTGGAAGAGGGAAAAGCCATAATCGAATTGGTATGGGTTTCCTTTCAATAGAGAGGATTGTGAGCATTGATCAATAAGCACTTTGCAGCACTATATTTCATCTATCTAATTCACAATCATGTCCTTTGAAGTCTTCATACAGTTTACTTGGGAGGCAATGAGCCATAGTGAGACCGGCATACTCTTTTTGTAGGTTATATTTCATCTTATAAGTTAGTAGAGAAATATTAGAAATCACATTATTATCTTACTGATTAGTTCATAATACTTCATATCTTAACCaattttggaatgtttttatttttatttttttcaacaaaaattaaccAAAGGATCCTGCTCGGAGGTAGTGGAGTTGGTTTGGGGTACCACTTTCCAGTTGAGATGTCCAAGTTCGACTCCCTACACAAGCACCCTGATCTTAACACTTGTTTCTCGTGGGAGGGGGCAAGTATATGGAGTTTACCCCGTTCGAAGGTGGGGTTGGGGTTTCACTGATCTAAAAGTTGGTTGAAACTACTACGTTAACTTTGTAAGAGAAGGATAAACATGTAGTTTTTAACACCTCATGTTAGACGATCTCTAACAACGCTCTAAAACCTccatatcatatatatttagCTAATGAGGCAAAAATCATGCTCAACAACTTATCTTCTCTTTatcaaaaatacatattttgttttttgattagctatttttaGGCAAGCACTATAgcttatttattctttttttaataatttctttttgctACGgtcatttctctcttctctctaagtagtttaaatataaaaaatagtgaaaaataatttaaagaaaatagagaatgaaatataaaatatgttggACTTTGTATTAAAAAGTGGTAGGTAAAGtagtaaatgatttttttttattagctaaaATGCATAACATTGTTGAAGATGCTCTTAGTATTGGTAAAATAGGGAGATAATAGGACAGATTTCTCATGGAAAAAGACAGCCTCCCCAACTGAGAGTTACATGAATCTCCTTGATGCTACCACCCACTTAGAAAGCTCAGTTTTGCTGGTGGCCAACATGGCTTATTGTGCCAACGCAGGCTGGAAGGAGCATAGCTTGACCTAGCAACTATCTCAATAACTCTTCAAGACATGTGCCCTAAGCCCTTGATGTAGCCGATGTATTACAATGAGGATTTCAGTGCAACTCCGCATTGGCATAGAGCGGCCCAAATTGTTAGGAATTTGAGCAGCGATTGTGAGAGTTCATGTAAGACCTAACTGTCCAAATAAATAGTCGGACAACCCAAAATTTACTTAAGATTACTGAGTCTCACATAAACTCTCACAATAGATGTGGATCCCAATACGCATCGGTATTCTTCGTGTGCTATTGATCCAGAGGATCTGATGCAATTGTTGCTTATAATTTGAAGTGGGTATCATTGGTTGCCCAAAGCCATTGTACGATTATACAGTATAATTGAATGCTGCTGAATTTTTCACACCCTGTATCCCTTTGCAACAGAGATAAGAAGAAGAGTTTTGCTCAGTATTATTGCCTTATCATTATCCCTGTACCACAGGTATCTTGGCTTAATGGTTAGGATACATAAACAGCATGGCTTGGAACTCTGttagtaaaagaaataaattaaaaaaaaaaaaaaaaaaaaaaaaaaaaaaaaagccctagCAGAACagttttttttagctttttggCATGCCGAGTCCTGATATGAACTGAAGCAACTCCCTTCTTGCATAATCCAGTATCTCTCAATGAGACACCCACCACAAAATCAAATGGCATAGGAAAGGAAAGGTAAACACTAGGCCTAAGCTATGTTTATAGATTGGCAAATTGAGAATTTGAGTCCCTATTCTGACATGAGTAACataaaaaatgtgaaaggaAATATCATTCCTCCAAGTCTCTCTGATGCACGTATTCTCCTATGTCATTCATTCTTCTgtccttcaagaacaaaagtaCGTGATTTCTCTATGTATTGAACAACATCAGGCAACTCTATGAGGGATAAATGTCGAACATCAACTGTACGGAACTCGGCTGCCGGATCAAATTTGTGTTGGAGCTAGTCTCCTGAGACATACATCTTCTCTGCATAGTATTTCTTCTCACTCTCAGCCTTCTTTGCATTGCGTTTCTGCATTGAAAATAAGATAACAAAACCATAAACAACatttcttttgataattgaAACTTGCAAAAGCAAAACAATGCAGGAAAATCAAGCCAAAATTCTTCTGGACACCTAACATTGAATAAATAGTTTGCCCAAGGCCCAATTGGAATGCACAACATGaataaaaaacatattaaaaaaggaACATTAACAAATtagttaaaaaatgaaaaggggtATAAAAGCATTCCCCTGTCAGAATAGGGACTCAACATTAACACATGAGGATAAAGAAATATTCCAAGACTCCCCCATTCTCCTTCCTTTTCGACACGTGAGATCTGACCTACATGCCCAGTTCGATCAAACCAGCAAATACCTTTCATCAAATGGGTTCATTAATTAATACATTCCCCAACTACATGCATAATTTTCTGATTTGTATTTTTCAGGTCTAAAGAAATTTCTCATGCCATGCAAGCCAAGCAAAAGAATAAGGTCATACCATGTAAGCCTCATGATTGGCAATTATCCTTTCGGCTACTGAAGTCGTGGTTATATTTTTGGGGCTTTCAAGCAACCGGAAAATTCCCATGCTCTTGGGAACCTCAAAAGGATCATTTTCACCctaaacaatacaaaatcatCACCATCCCCAGTGAATATATAAAATGGGCAATAATAATTGAACATATTCAACTAAAAAAAGCATTCCCCAACTTACAGTCAAGGAGTTGTTCTCAGCAACCGTCCCATGCACAACCAATGAGATGTTGAAAGTTGTAATCTGCTCATGCCAAGAAGAAACACCTTAGacggtgatgatgatgataatggAGATTATAAGAAAGATAACACAGTTCTTCATAAGTGCAATGAGCCCATGACGCttaagaggaaaagaaaaggtataCCATGTTACAACAATCATTTTATAATAGAAACCAGAAACATTGAATCTTGATTGTCAAGTTTGGCCAAGTACTAATTTTAGTCATAGACCAAACAAGAAGGAATTCTTTCTTGTCAAAGATACATTAATATGCATGCACACTTCAGGCACCAAATGCCAAATTACTCTTCAACTTTCCTTCTAGGAGCCATGTCGAGCACCATGTCTCATTTTCCACCCCAA is a window of Alnus glutinosa chromosome 4, dhAlnGlut1.1, whole genome shotgun sequence DNA encoding:
- the LOC133867474 gene encoding uncharacterized protein LOC133867474, producing the protein MNMITKKMKRKDLELDEFSDEFSDFSLSSPARKIRRLDAELPPIMEEEEVEIPPEVGGGVTEDLELPSNEERAIVLFKPVNASLFGSQPSNLSFSVDSRIISGFKNQLFGSSQYGHVKSADEEEAMRDKNGDCLAVVPWVPSQFPPVPATEIYAMDAPELMEEAEEMEATTMDVEEDNNNSNASMEQGHPNVHAYGGVAGSDGLHQWQQQYHCMIPQIPQNTSTPITWFR